A stretch of DNA from Methanogenium sp. S4BF:
CCTTAAAGAGCATTATCATTTAATCGAAAGCATATCTCATCAGGAAATGCCTGCGTACTATGCGTCATCAGATGTTACGGTCTCTCTCTCATCCAATGACTCACTTCCAAACACTATGTTAGAGGCAATGGCCTGCGGATGTCCAGTGATTATGGGGGATATTCCACAGATCCATGAATGGGTTGAAGATGGTAAAAATGGCTTTATCGTTCCATTAAATAATCCCGACATCCTTGCAGATAGGATTATAAATATTTTTGATAATCGAAACGGAGTGGTGGATCAGTTTCGTTCAGAGAATATTTCTCTTATTAAAAATGAATTTGACAGTGAAATAATGAGTGAAAAAATAAAAAATCTTATAAGACTGAGTGTGAGACAATAGAAGAGTGTGTGATATGAAGATTCTGATTTTAGGTGCGACAGGTATGTTGGGCCATAAACTGATGCAGATATTTTCGAAAAAATATGATGTTCAGGGGACTGTCAGGAAATCTGGATCTGCTTATCTGAACCACTCCATTCTAGGTCAAATGTCCTTACTGGGAGATATTAGGGCAGATGATCTACAGAAAATTAGAGACTCAATTGATGTTTTCAAACCCAACGTCGTGATTAACTGCATCGGCGTTGTTAAGCAACTGCAGGCAGCTCAGGATCCAATCTCAAGTATTAATATAAATTCTCTCTTCCCTCATCAACTCGCAAAAATCTGCCATGAATCGAATGTTCGTCTTATCCATATGAGTACCGACTGTGTATTTTCCGGGAAGATGGGAAATTATACTGAAAATGATCCATCTGATGCGGAGGATCTTTATGGAAAAACAAAATATCTTGGTGAGGTTGACTATCCCGGGTGTCTCACTCTGCGAACTTCGATCATCGGACGTGAACTTGAAACGTCCCATGGTTTGCTTGAGTGGTTCCTGAATCAGCAGGGAAAAACAGTATCTGGTTATACTAAAGCAATATTTAGTGGTTTTACAACAACAGCTCTGGCAAAAATTATTGAGACGATTATATTGGATCATCCGGAAATGCATGGCGTCTGGCATGTTGCATCAGACCCGATTAGCAAATATGATCTTCTGACGCTGATTAATGAGATATTCGGTCTTAAAATCACCTTATTACCGAATGATACAGTTATCTGTGATCGGAGTCTGAATGGCAACAGATTCAGGCAATATACAAATATTGGCATTCCATCGTGGCCTAAAATGATTGAACAGATTCATGAAGATCCAACTCCATATCATCAATGAAGAGAAACCATGCTGACAGATAAAACAATACTAATAACTGGCGGTACAGGATCCCTCGGAAAGATATTGATCCGAAGATTACTCTCAGGAGAAATTGGAAATGTCAAAAAAATCATTGTATTTTCAAGAGATGAGGCAAAACAGCATGCATTGCGGGTAGAATATATGAATCGCAACGCTGTCACTGATGAGGTGATCTACAACAACTTCAGGCGGTGTCTGGAGTTTTGTATTGGGGATATCCGTGATTTTCACAGTGTATGCGATGCATTGCGTGGGGTGGATGTAGTATTTAACACCGCAGCACTGAAACAGGTGCCTTCATGCGAATATTTTCCTTTTGAAGCGGTAAAAACCAATATTACGGGTCCAGAAAATATTATCCGTGCAATCAGGGAACATAATCTGCCTATTGAAACCGTAGTGGGCATCTCCACAGACAAAGCATGCAAACCTGTGAATGTCATGGGAATGACAAAAGCGATTCAGGAGCGTATTTTTATACATGGCAATCTTGACTGTCCGGATACTCGTTTTATCTGCGTCCGATATGGCAATGTCCTCGCATCACGAGGATCAGTCGTCCCCTTGTTTCATGAACAGATTCGCAATGGCGGACCTGTGACCATCACAACAAGTGACATGACAAGGTTTCTCCTGAGTCTCGATCAGGCTGTTGATACAATCTTCGAGGCTGTACGCTATGGAAGAAAAGGTGAAACCTATATCCCACGGATTCCATCCTGCAAAGTCACGGATCTCGCTAATGTCCTTATAGGAGATCGTCCAATCAAAACGGTCATAACAGGCATACGGCCTGGAGAGAAAATTCATGAGTCCCTTGTCTCAGAAGAAGAAGCACACAGAACCATAGAGAGAGGAAATTATTACGTAATTTGTTCTATCCTTCCTGAAATCAATGATGATATGGAATCGACAAAATCTATCATAAATGAGTATAGCTCTGCCGACAGTCTCATGACAAAGGAAGAAACCAGAGAACTATTGAAAAAATATGGCCTGTTGCTCGAAGATCAGAACTCTTCAGAAGGGGAATTGCTTCGATGAAAGTGATGACAATCCTCGGCACGAGACCAGAAATAATACGCCTGAGCAGAATCATTCCCAAACTCGATAAACTATGTGACCATATCGTAATTCATACCGGACAGAATTACGACCCAAATTTAAATGACATATTTTTTGAAGACCTAAACCTCAGACAACCAGATTATTTCCTCGGAGTACAGGGTAAAAGCTTCGGAGATCAGGTCGGCAAAATCTTAACTGGATGTGAAGAGATCATGCTTTCCGAGAAACCTGATCGTGTGCTCATCCTCGGAGATACAAACAGCAGTTTATGTACAATCGTTGCCAAACGACTTGGGGTCCCGGTTTTTCATATGGAAGCAGGAAACCGGTGCTATGACGATCGTGTACCTGAGGAAGTCAATCGGCGTATAATAGATCATTCCAGTGATATACTCCTTCCCTATACCGAACGAAGTCGTGCCAACCTCATCCAGGAAGGAATTGTCAGTAAACGGATCTTTGCAACTGGAAATCCCATCTATGAAGTGATTGGGTATTATCAAGATACCATCGAACGTTCAGATATTATTCAGCGCCTTGGACTGAAAAAGAGGGAATACTTCCTTGTAACCCTTCACCGGGCAGAAAATGTAGATATTGAAGAACGTCTCCGTGCGTTGATGCATGGTTTACAATCAATATACCAAGAATATCAGATGCCAATTGTCTGTAGTCTTCATCCCAGAACAAAAGATAAGATGCACCGTTTTGGGATTGAAAACGATCATCCCGGTATTCAATT
This window harbors:
- the wecB gene encoding UDP-N-acetylglucosamine 2-epimerase (non-hydrolyzing), producing MKVMTILGTRPEIIRLSRIIPKLDKLCDHIVIHTGQNYDPNLNDIFFEDLNLRQPDYFLGVQGKSFGDQVGKILTGCEEIMLSEKPDRVLILGDTNSSLCTIVAKRLGVPVFHMEAGNRCYDDRVPEEVNRRIIDHSSDILLPYTERSRANLIQEGIVSKRIFATGNPIYEVIGYYQDTIERSDIIQRLGLKKREYFLVTLHRAENVDIEERLRALMHGLQSIYQEYQMPIVCSLHPRTKDKMHRFGIENDHPGIQFHAPFGFFDFIFLEQNARCVLSDSGTVQEECCIFNVPNVTLRDVTERPETLECGSNILSGAESEDIMRCVACIFENMSQWAVPPEYLFENVSDTVVKIVLGYHVIQNYH
- a CDS encoding polysaccharide biosynthesis protein, which codes for MLTDKTILITGGTGSLGKILIRRLLSGEIGNVKKIIVFSRDEAKQHALRVEYMNRNAVTDEVIYNNFRRCLEFCIGDIRDFHSVCDALRGVDVVFNTAALKQVPSCEYFPFEAVKTNITGPENIIRAIREHNLPIETVVGISTDKACKPVNVMGMTKAIQERIFIHGNLDCPDTRFICVRYGNVLASRGSVVPLFHEQIRNGGPVTITTSDMTRFLLSLDQAVDTIFEAVRYGRKGETYIPRIPSCKVTDLANVLIGDRPIKTVITGIRPGEKIHESLVSEEEAHRTIERGNYYVICSILPEINDDMESTKSIINEYSSADSLMTKEETRELLKKYGLLLEDQNSSEGELLR
- a CDS encoding SDR family oxidoreductase, translating into MKILILGATGMLGHKLMQIFSKKYDVQGTVRKSGSAYLNHSILGQMSLLGDIRADDLQKIRDSIDVFKPNVVINCIGVVKQLQAAQDPISSININSLFPHQLAKICHESNVRLIHMSTDCVFSGKMGNYTENDPSDAEDLYGKTKYLGEVDYPGCLTLRTSIIGRELETSHGLLEWFLNQQGKTVSGYTKAIFSGFTTTALAKIIETIILDHPEMHGVWHVASDPISKYDLLTLINEIFGLKITLLPNDTVICDRSLNGNRFRQYTNIGIPSWPKMIEQIHEDPTPYHQ